In Glycine soja cultivar W05 chromosome 10, ASM419377v2, whole genome shotgun sequence, the genomic stretch TCATCATCATATcctcttattttcatttcacaTCCTTCATTTTTCACTTTTCTCTTAAATAATTCATCTTTGACTTTATATTCATCATTTGTATTCAAAGTTGgttatttattcaattaaaacatcaattttaataagaaaatgacataaaaacatccttaaaaattatttaatttccaTCTTAATAGAAGTGAAAAAATGTTGTAATATTTATACTGACATGCAATATGAAACTTAATCATgagtttaaaaaattcaaagaacACTAACCGGAGACATTGAGTCTGTGGATTCTCTCCCAGCAGCAGGAACAACCTTGCCCCTGTTATATTCTTGCGTGGGGATGAAACCACTGAATCCCAACGTGATTTGCATGGAAGAATTTAAgaatgaagatttaatttaaCCATTTGGAGTGTCTCCATAAATTTCATTCAGTCTTGAACTAATTCTGGATGTACTTGTGATTATACTTTATGATGCATCCTGGTAAAGGAGTTTTAAAACTGCAGTAGGCTCAAGGTGTTTTGTTTTGGAAATTGGTTCCAGAAAATTTTGGTTGAGTTTGTTGCCGAGTTCTGCAAtggaatataattaattttaattaacttccATAAGCAGATTCTTATTCCTTTCACTGACAAAAATTTCTTAATCCAGCAACCagaattaaatatgattattaatcattttttattcagaAAACTTGATGCACCCTGATGCATTTTCCATTTTGCTGATGCAACCAATTGTCTGCATTTTGACTACGTTATTTGTCTATCTCAAGATAAACAAGTTATCCCCCAAAAATTATCTACAACTAATAGAAAAGGACGAGAGGTAAATATTACAGAAGtaatgtttatatatcattactcaaTATTACACAATCATTCAGTCAAAATTTTCATACAACCAATTGTTGGTTTTTACAATGAAAgtcatatttatcattttttttgttgattaacAGTGTAACAATTTTTACACTGACAATGAAATTAATCTCAATAAAAAGAATGCAAGACTTCAAATAAATCAAACTCACTGTGGTTGAACTAGGCAACTAGCTGTAATGTAAAGTATGTAACATAAAATCTTCTATTCCATTAATTCATGGCTTTGTGtcccaaatgttaaaaaaaaaaacccattagAAACATATGGATATGCAAAGAATCAATTCTAGCAGCCGTGAACTAAAACCTTTTGAATCTTTAGCAGTGAGTAAAAGGGGTCTATTCTGCCAGCAATTTCATGTTGGTATAACTGAGTGTGAATGTACAATATCTTCAAATCAAATTGCTACTGTAACAAGAAGAACATTGGAACAGTGGTTCTAGCTGTAAATCTAtagaacatttttttcttcttataggTTCCATTTTCAACTGTTATCACTATCTTCCCAGGTTCACTGATGTAAAAGGAGTTTCTAGTGCTGCTACCATCTACACTTTGGTTTTGCAATAATACACTGTATGAGCCTTCATCATCTGGAATGAACTCTTCCTTGTAGGACACATTCCATCCCACCACAGTTACATCCCACATTATTGTCACTCCAAGCTAGACACATTCCAAAATCAAATTACAACAAATAAGCAAATTAGGTCaacatgataaataataatagagTTTAATGTATATGTACTAGCAGTAAAACAGTTTTACACTGACATCCAATCAcaaatcatcattttaattactttatgataaatgtgaacaaacttatcatatatgatgGGTTGTAATTAGATGATTGTGTACTATAGTGCataatcatttttctcataataataatacttttaCGTGCATGTGCACAAGTGCATTCAATTtggaaccaaaaaaaaatcatgtatataCCTCTTTGACCGGAAATTCAACTTTCGAAACCGTACTTCCTTTGATTTTATGCTCTGAAACCTTATCAGAAGGTGAAAAATCTTCATCATTGTTCCTCCTTACACCACCATATTCAGTTGGAAGGTGCTCTGGGGCTATAAACCTTCACAAATGACAATGTTAATTAACGGTGGTTGAATTAGATAAGATTGAGAGAATGGAACCTAAACACTTACTTAAGAAGTGTCTGTGTGACCTTCTGTGGCCTAGCTAAGatgaacttctttttatttctctgaTTCATGAACCTTGAGAATAGCACTTGAGAAGTGTAGAACCAAAATGGAGCATATACTATAATctgcaaaattaaatataaaaaaaatgggggAAAGAAAAATCAATCAGCATTCTGCAGTTTCAATTTAGATTGAAGACATAATAGCCAATATGCTCTATTATACATTTATAAACTAACATTTTTGTGAATGATCTCAGGGTAGTAATTCTGAAACAAAATTAGAGCCCTTTTGCTGAGTGAGTTGAGCTCCTTGGTTCCTTGCATTGGTGTGTTCCTCAAATCAAAAACCTGAAGTACAGAGTTCACTCCTCCTTCCCTAAAGCAAAGCTTCTTCACAGCCTTTTCAATCAATTGAATTCTCCACCTCAAATACTTGTCACATTTGTTATCTGATCCAAAGGTCTTCTTATAGACGCGCCTGTCTTTGAAAATCCCACAAACATGGTAACACACAGGACGACCTTCCCTATCTTTACTGCACAAGAATCCTGCATTATTATTTCCAAACTCAGCCCCCAAATCCTCATCAATGATCCTATCAACATTGTTCTCGCGCCGCCACACAAGTGTCTTCTGCAGCATGTCAAATGCCTCACTCACCTTGAAATCCTTGGCCTTCAAGAATTTCCTCAAAACAACATCAGTTCCCTTATGAGCCTTGCTTGGCAACAAAGGAACGCCCCAGAGAGTAATCTCTCTAATCTGTTCCCTTGCCACTACTATTTCTTGTGGCGCAAGTTTCTCATGATCTTGTTCTCCTAACAGATAGTTCCCAAGAATGGCATCCTCAACCTTGCAACGAAACTCGAGCAATGACTTCTCCGCCTTGAGCTTGATCTCAGCAGGACTCGGGGCTGCGTCTCCCAAAGATGTGGCCtcaagatcatcatcatcatcttcttggtCACAATCATGATCTTCTAATTGGTTCTTCTTCTCTAATTGGACCTTGAGACTCTTCTCAATATTGTTGGTGTTCTTATCGAAGAAATTGAAAACTAAGGGCACCCCAACAACGATTTTCCCATTTTCATCGTTGCAACAACATTCATTGGTGTTGTTCATGGTTGCAACAAAAATGTTGAAattaattcttcttcttctcctcctcctaGATTAGAGCATTTGGCAGAGGGAGGGAGGGggtggagaaggaagagagaaaaagtGGCATTTAGATTTACATTACATGCATATGCATGAGAAGGCCTTGTTAATTTGTGACAACTCAATAATGTTGAATGATGATGGGTCACTTTCCCTCAAATTGAGAATTCTCAACCGTTAGTTTGTTTAGGTGAGTGGCGCCAAATATAGATCACAAATGGCTTGGTTTCTTATTCAATGGCAAATATTGCTTTTTGAATGATTTAAACCAAGTTGGCATGGCAAGAGGCACACGGACCAACCTCGGTGTAATCACAACAACCatctttgatttcttctttgCAATCTTAAAACCTGcctcagaagaagaaaaaaaatacagggagcaactttttatatatgcacTAGCTTAATAATCCGTGTCTTGCACACATGTTAAATCTTAATTATGGATTGACCCATAAAGTTATTTGTCTCCGACATTTCACCTTTATCAAACACTAAAATATAAGTTCTTTTGTTCGATCATCGTTGCACGCATCATTCTTCAATATCTATTGTTGGTTTTTCAGTAAAGGCTTACCATTATTCTGTAAAGGCTTACCATTAAAAGACATAATAAGGAAGAAATTATGGGTAAGTtcatgtttctttctttttttattattatttccatctcattaattttattacatatttctatttgtttcttttctttttgttttcatttgacCACACCTTACATATcccaatatttaaatattttttctttcactttttagttttttttagaagatTTTTAGTGTTTGATAAAGGTGAAATGTCGGAGACAAATAACATTATGGGTCAAtccataattaagaaaattacaatatatttaCACCAAAATAATGGTAAGCCTTTACAGAATAATGGTAAGCCTTTACTGAAAAACCAACAATAGATATTGAAGAATGATGCGTGCAACGATGATCGAACAAAAGAACTTATATTGATTATAAttatactaattaaattaaaataacataattaatttaattagtttactTTAAAAGAATCTTAATTACCTCAATTAACACATATTAGTCATAACTACCTTAACtttaaaatagaatatatacaTTGGTCAAAATAGTCTatttaacaatatttatttttataattaacatCATATTTGTGTCCGTAACGAGTAACACCGTTGGttattgtaaaagaaaataaacaattttatattatacatataatacTAAATTTGGTAAGTTGAATGTTATTAGATAATGAATTGTTTACAAAAGCTAAAACagtgaaagaaaattttaaaacatttaacagTGAGATGGTTATTTAATAGGGTTTAGTAACATGAGCGGTAGGATAAATTGAGTTTAAAAGATTTGTTTTGTAGCAGAATAAATTGTATGCAAGAGGAGAAACCTAAGTtattgtataataaaaaaactgtaTGTAATTTGTATGAagattagttattaattatgaTCCGCCAATAGAGAAAaggaaattatatatttcataagATATCAAAGGTACCAAGTAGAGTACACAAGAAAAGATCCCGTTACAAAACCAAGAAAGGAATTATTTGTAATCTCTTATCTTAACTATAACTATGTCCTGGTACAAAAAATCTTGTTGTATCTAAAACACTATTATTCATCCTTTCTACATATATCCATATCCAAGcaaaaaaatgatgaatataAAACACATATCCCATCAGAAAACACATGCAAGATGCTTAATGATGTTGTTGGCAGATAGACCAAGCATACGAAGAATAAGAAAAGCTTCTCATTTAAGTTGCATGGTACTATGGTGAGCCATTTCTACTcctaatcat encodes the following:
- the LOC114369738 gene encoding patellin-6-like, producing the protein MNNTNECCCNDENGKIVVGVPLVFNFFDKNTNNIEKSLKVQLEKKNQLEDHDCDQEDDDDDLEATSLGDAAPSPAEIKLKAEKSLLEFRCKVEDAILGNYLLGEQDHEKLAPQEIVVAREQIREITLWGVPLLPSKAHKGTDVVLRKFLKAKDFKVSEAFDMLQKTLVWRRENNVDRIIDEDLGAEFGNNNAGFLCSKDREGRPVCYHVCGIFKDRRVYKKTFGSDNKCDKYLRWRIQLIEKAVKKLCFREGGVNSVLQVFDLRNTPMQGTKELNSLSKRALILFQNYYPEIIHKNIIVYAPFWFYTSQVLFSRFMNQRNKKKFILARPQKVTQTLLKFIAPEHLPTEYGGVRRNNDEDFSPSDKVSEHKIKGSTVSKVEFPVKELGVTIMWDVTVVGWNVSYKEEFIPDDEGSYSVLLQNQSVDGSSTRNSFYISEPGKIVITVENGTYKKKKMFYRFTARTTVPMFFLLQ